In Macadamia integrifolia cultivar HAES 741 chromosome 5, SCU_Mint_v3, whole genome shotgun sequence, a single window of DNA contains:
- the LOC122079441 gene encoding auxin response factor 2A-like — protein MASSEVSIKGNCSNGRGESLSSGCSEPNNAGIANNSVSEAPKVYTTFPVGGRDFEDALYTELWHACAGPLVTVPREGERVFYFPQGHIEQVEASTNQVADQQMPIYNLSPKILCHVINVHLKAEPDTDEVFAQVTLLPEANQDENAVEKEPLPPPPPRPHVHSFCKTLTASDTSTHGGFSVLRRHADECLPPLDMGRQPPTQELVAKDLHGVEWRFRHIFRGQPRRHLLQSGWSVFVSSKRLVAGDAFIFLRGENGELRVGVRRAMRQQSTIPSSVISSHSMHLGVLATAWHAVSTGTMFTVYYKPRSSPAGFIVPFDQYMESVKNNYSVGMRFKMRFEGEEAPEQRFTGTVVGVGDADPNRWAGSKWRCLKVRWDETSSIPRPDRVSPWKIEPALSPPQLNPPPVPRAKRPRTNMVPSSSDSSVLTREGSSRVTVDPSPVNGFLRVLQGQEISSLRGAFSENNESDTAQKPVVWIPSQGNEKTDMVSAQRRYGVENWVPLVRHDLTYTDLLSGFRTPNDTSHSFHQQIVDQNSDDSNAMKKHFRDQEGKLSIFSDTWSMMPSSPSLNMLESSIKINTQCGDLPYEKPGNGRCNELSGYPMLQNLRAEQHQGNWVIPLRPASHLDNNHARGLRPQSALLQQHETAKSKGSGSCKLFGIPLVSNPVPSEPVLLHSRSKYETENHVHPVLHQPQALESDQHSERSKGSKSADAALVGNEKEKPIEACQQLSRDAESKRQGSTRTCTKVHKQGITLGRSVDLNKYNSYDELIAELDQMFEFNGELMAPRKSWLIVYTDNEGDMMLVGDDPWQEFCSMACKICIYTREEVQKMNPGNLNPKVEESTVVAQERLGAKEVKCLPPASAASSDNS, from the exons ATGGCTTCTTCAGAGGTTTCGATTAAAGGAAATTGCAGTAACGGCCGTGGAGAGAGCTTGTCTTCCGGTTGCAGCGAGCCTAATAATGCCGGAATCGCAAATAACAGCGTGTCGGAGGCCCCGAAAGTGTATACAACTTTTCCGGTTGGTGGAAGAG ATTTTGAAGACGCGCTTTATACAGAGCTTTGGCATGCTTGTGCTGGTCCGCTCGTGACGGTGCCACGCGAAGGGGAGAGAGTTTTCTACTTTCCTCAGGGCCATATCGAGCAG GTTGAGGCATCAACGAATCAAGTCGCCGACCAGCAGATGCCGATTTATAACCTGTCGCCTAAGATCCTCTGCCATGTGATTAACGTCCATTTGAAG GCGGAACCTGACACTGACGAAGTGTTCGCTCAAGTAACTTTGCTTCCTGAAGCGAAT CAAGATGAAAACGCAGTAGAGAAGGAGCCGttgcctcctcctcctccccgtCCTCATGTACACTCGTTTTGTAAGACCTTGACGGCCTCTGATACTAGCACTCATGGTGGATTTTCGGTTCTGAGACGGCATGCAGATGAATGCCTCCCACCGCTG GACATGGGCCGGCAACCACCAACCCAGGAATTGGTGGCCAAGGATTTGCATGGGGTTGAGTGGCGGTTCCGCCATATATTTCGTG GTCAGCCCAGGAGGCATTTGCTTCAAAGTGGTTGGAGCGTCTTTGTAAGCTCCAAAAGGCTTGTTGCTGGGGATGCTTTCATTTTTCTCAG AGGTGAAAATGGGGAACTTCGTGTTGGAGTTAGACGTGCTATGAGACAACAAAGTACCATTCCTTCTTCAGTCATATCTAGTCACAGCATGCACCTGGGAGTCCTTGCAACGGCATGGCATGCTGTCTCAACAGGAACCATGTTCACGGTGTATTACAAACCTAG GTCAAGCCCTGCAGGGTTTATTGTTCCATTTGATCAATACATGGAGTCTGTCAAGAACAACTATTCTGTAGGGATGAGGTTCAAAATGAGATTTGAAGGTGAAGAAGCTCCGGAGCAGAG GTTTACCGGTACCGTAGTAGGCGTTGGTGATGCTGATCCGAACAGGTGGGCTGGATCAAAATGGAGATGCCTCAAG GTCCGATGGGATGAGACTTCTTCCATTCCTCGACCAGATAGAGTTTCTCCCTGGAAAATAGAACCTGCTTTGTCCCCTCCCCAACTGAATCCCCCTCCTGTACCTCGGGCGAAAAGACCACGTACAAACATGGTgccatcttcttctgattcctCTGTTCTCACAAGGGAAG GTTCATCTCGAGTGACAGTAGACCCTTCGCCAGTAAATGGATTTTTAAGGGTCTTGCAAGGTCAAGAAATATCGTCCTTGCGAGGTGCCTTTTCTGAGAATAATGAATCAGACACTGCTCAAAAGCCAGTTGTATGGATACCTTCCCAGGGTAATGAGAAAACTGACATGGTTTCTGCTCAGCGAAGATATGGAGTAGAGAATTGGGTGCCTCTGGTGAGGCATGATTTAACCTATACAGATCTACTGTCAGGTTTTCGAACACCTAATGACACCTCTCATAGTTTCCATCAACAAATTGTTGACCAAAACTCAGATGATTCTAATGCAATGAAGAAGCATTTCCGAGACCAGGAAGGCAAATTAAGCATATTTTCAGACACATGGTCCATGATGCCATCTAGTCCATCCCTGAACATGTTGGAGTCTAGTATCAAGATTAATACACAATGTGGTGATCTTCCTTATGAGAAACCAGGGAATGGTAGATGCAATGAATTGAGTGGATACCCAATGCTGCAGAATCTTCGAGCAGAGCAGCATCAAGGGAACTGGGTGATACCTCTTCGTCCTGCTTCTCACTTGGATAATAATCATGCAAGGGGGCTAAGACCACAGTCTGCATTATTGCAACAGCATGAGACTGCGAAATCCAAAGGATCTGGAAGCTGCAAGCTCTTTGGTATACCCCTCGTTAGTAATCCTGTGCCATCAGAACCAGTGCTGCTGCATTCGAGAAGCAAGTATGAAACAGAAAACCATGTCCATCCTGTGTTGCATCAGCCACAGGCTTTGGAATCCGACCAACATTCTGAGCGATCAAAGGGCTCAAAGTCAGCCGATGCAGCTCTTGTGGGTAATGAGAAAGAAAAGCCTATTGAAGCTTGTCAGCAGCTTTCTAGAGATGCAGAGAGTAAACGACAAGGTTCAACGAGGACTTGCACCAAG GTTCACAAGCAGGGTATTACTCTTGGGAGGTCTGTAGACTTGAATAAGTATAACAGTTATGATGAGCTGATAGCTGAACTGGATCAGATGTTTGAGTTCAACGGCGAATTAATGGCTCCCAGAAAAAGTTGGCTGATTGTATATACTGATAATGAGGGTGATATGATGCTTGTAGGAGATGATCCCTGGCA GGAATTTTGTAGCATGGCTTGTAAGATCTGCATTTACACTAGAGAGGAGGTTCAGAAAATGAACCCTGGGAATCTGAACCCGAAGGTGGAAGAAAGCACAGTTGTAGCACAAGAAAGACTGGGTGCTAAAGAAGTGAAGTGTCTGCCGCCTGCTTCTGCAGCTAGTTCAGATAATAGTTAG
- the LOC122079398 gene encoding inactive leucine-rich repeat receptor-like protein kinase CORYNE has product MDKRGYKSGLNHKSLALLALFMFFLRIAQGREEMTEQIPTASPSPSRVPEFRNSLRRICLSILFGILTGLLSAVLFACLVSLVLRYMSRTPVLKGPVIFTPKIDPKTLQLALSTDNHQLIGSSHNGKYYRVVLDGGVAFAVKRLEPFEKGCPEIESKSVKRRIQQELEMLAGLKHRNLMSLRAYFREPICLSLVYDYIPTGSLEDAMNRVRENQLRLSWEVRHRIAVGVIKGLQHLHFSCSPRVLHHNLKPTNIMLDPEYEPLLSDIGLAKLTPNLGTRASSYTAPECFQNCRYTDKSDIFSFGIILGVLLTGRDPLDPFFGEGAGGGSLVRWLRHLQQAGEALEALDKSILGEEGEEDEMLMAVRIAVVCLSDLPADRPSSDELVPMLTQLHSF; this is encoded by the exons ATGGATAAGAGAGGATATAAGAGCGGTTTAAACCATAAAAGCCTAGCATTGCTTGCCCTGTTTATGTTCTTTCTTCGTATCGCTCAAGGCCGAGAAGAGATGACTGAGCAAATCCCTACGGCGTCCCCGTCTCCTTCTAGGGTTCCCGAATTTAGGAATAGTCTTAGGAGGATATGCCTTAGCATTTTGTTTGGAATTTTAACTGGGTTACTCTCTGCGGTTCTTTTTGCTTGCCTTGTGAGTCTGGTTCTCCGTTACATGAGCAGAACCCCAGTTCTCAAAGGCCCCGTGATCTTCACTCCTAAGATTGATCCTAAGACTCTGCAACTAGCTCTCTCTACCGACAACCACCAGTTGATTGGATCCAGCCATAATGGGAAGTATTACAGAGTTGTTCTTGATGGAGGAGTCGCCTTTGCTGTGAAGAGGCTTGAACCCTTTGAGAAGGGTTGTCCAGAGATAGAGAGCAAGTCAGTCAAGAGACGAATTCAACAAGAACTGGAAATGTTGGCAGGATTGAAACATCGTAATTTGATGAGTTTAAGGGCTTATTTTCGTGAACCAATTTGCTTGTCTTTGGTGTATGATTACATCCCCACTGGTAGCCTTGAAGATGCCATGAACAGAGTAAGGGAGAACCAGCTTCGGCTCAGCTGGGAAGTTCGACACAGGATTGCAGTAGGGGTGATCAAGGGGCTCCAGCATCTCCATTTTAGCTGCAGCCCAAGAGTTCTACACCACAACCTGAAGCCCACAAATATAATGTTGGATCCAGAGTATGAGCCATTGCTTTCAGACATTGGCTTGGCCAAGCTTACACCCAATTTAGGTACCAGGGCATCAAGCTACACTGCTCCGGAGTGTTTCCAGAACTGCAG GTATACAGATAAGAGTGACATCTTCAGTTTTGGGATAATACTGGGGGTTTTGTTAACTGGGAGAGACCCTTTAgatccattctttggggaaggAGCAGGTGGGGGAAGTTTGGTTCGGTGGCTTCGACATTTACAGCAAGCAGGTGAGGCACTAGAAGCACTGGATAAGAGCATCCTTggggaagaaggagaggaggatgaGATGCTGATGGCTGTAAGGATTGCTGTTGTGTGCCTATCAGATTTGCCAGCTGACCGGCCTTCAAGTGATGAGCTTGTTCCCATGCTCACCCAGCTGCACAGCTTTTGA